The following is a genomic window from Nitrospirota bacterium.
CGACTCTCAGCCCTGCCGTCTCGCCGCATGCGCGACCCTGTCAACGCACAATGCTGTGCTATAATGCGCCGACCCTCGTATCTTCCGCCGGACTCTCGGAACGTGAACAGGCCCGCGCTATCCGCGGGCCAACTTGACGGCCTTCCCATTTCGATTGTGGTGACATGCTGCGCGCCGTGATCTTCGACTTCGACGGGGTCATTGCGGATACCGAGCCGATCCACTTCGCGGCATTCCGGAAGGTCCTCGCCGAGATGGGCGTCGTCCTGACGGAGGCCGACTATTACGCCAATTATCTGGGCTACGACGACAAAGGCTGTTTCGCGGCGGCACTCGCAGCGAACGGGCGTCCCGCGCCGCCTGCGACCATCGCCGATCTGGTTGCCCGCAAGGCCGGCGCCTACATGGAGCACATCCGGCGGCATCTCGTCGTCTTTCCCGGCGTGCGCGAACTGGTGCGGGACGCGGCGGCCCGGTATCGCTTGGCCATTGCCTCGGGGGCCCTGCGTCACGAGATCGAATTCATTCTGGAACAGGCCGGCATCCGCAAGGAATTCGCGCACATCACCAGCGCGGAAGACGTGACGCGCGGCAAACCGGACCCGGAGGGCTTTCTGCACGCGCTCGCCTCGCTGAACCGAGGACGGCCCGATGAACCCCTGACGTCGGCGGACTGTCTGGTGATCGAGGACTCCATCCCCGGCATCCGCGCGGCCCGCGCCGCCGGCATGAAGGTCTTAGCCGTGGCCAACACGCATACGGCTCAGGACTTGCGCGAAGCCGACGCCCTCACCCATTCCTTGGAGCAGGTAAGTCTGGCTGAATTGAGCGAACGGTTGTGGAGGTAAAATCGCCGATGGTCAATGGTCATCGGTCAATGGCCATAAGAACAAACGACCGCATTCTATTCTGTCCTTCGCCGCTGACTATTGACCAGTGACCATTGACCTGTTACGCCATGCGCATCGTTTCCCTCCTCCCCGGAGCCACCGAAGTCGTCGCCGCGCTGGGTCTGGTCGATCATCTGGTCGGGATCAGCCACGAGTGCGACTATCCGCCGACCGTCCGCGGGAAACCGGTCCTGGTCGAGGCCGTCATCGACGGCGAACGCACGTCCAGCGAAGAGATCGACCGCCGCGTGCTGGAGACCCTGCAAGCCGGCCGGCGTTTGTATCGACTGAATGAACCGCGTTTCCTCGAGGCGGCACCGGATCTGGTCATCGCGCAAGACCTCTGCCACGTGTGCGCGATCACGCCGGACCAACTGCAACAGGCCGTACGGGCGCTGCCGCGCGCGCCGCGCCTCTTGACGCTGAATCCCACGACCATGGAGGAGGTGCTCGGGGATATCGAACGGATCGGCGCGGCGGCCGAGCGGACGACCGAGGCGCGGCGGCTCGTCGCCGACCTTCGCGCGCGGCTGGCCCGCATCCGCGAACAAGTCGCCGGCGACACAAGACGCCCGCGGGTCGCCTGCCTCGAATGGCTGTCGCCCCTCTATGCGGCGGGCCATTGGGTGCCGGACATGGTCGCCGCGGCGGGAGGGATCGACGCGCTGGGCACAAGCGGGGCGCCGTCGGAACGGATCGTCTGGGAAGCGCTCACATCCGCAGACCCGGACATCATCGTCCTGATGCCGTGCGGCTTTTCCATCACCAGAACGGCGCGAGAGATCAAATCCTTCATCGATCGCCCGGAGTGGCAGTCGCTGCGCGCCTGGCGACAGGGCCAGGCCTACGTCGTGGAGGCGGCCTCCTTTTTCAGCCGTCCCGGACCACGCCTCGTGGACGGCGTAGGGCTCCTGGCCGCGATCTTTCACCCGACTGTCTTCGGAGAAGCGTTGCCGCCCGGCGTCCAACAGCTCGACATGCTCCTCCACGCCGCGTCCTAACAGTACGCATGACCCTCGCCGACGCCCAAGCCTACTGCACCGCGGTCACCAAGAAGAGCGGCAGCAACTTTTACTACTCCTTCCTGTTCCTGCCGAAGCCGCGCCGTGAAGCGATGTATGCCGTGTACGCCTTCTGCAAGGAAGTGGACAGTGCGGTGGATGAACCGCCGTCCGGAAGCGATCCGCACGACCAGCTTCGTCGCTGGCGCGAGGAGCTGGCCGCCGCTTATCGCGGTTTCCCCACCCACCCGGTCACGATCAGTCTGGCGGAACATGCCAGCCGCTTGGCGGTACCGCAGGACTATTTCGACGATCTCATCAACGGCGTCGAGATGGACCTGACGATCTCGCGTTATGCGACGTTCCAGGAACTCTCGCTCTACTGCTACCGCGTCGCCTCGGTCGTCGGGTTGATTTGTCTGCATATTTTCGGCACGACCTCCCCCTGCGCGCGCGACTACGCCGTCAATCTGGGTACAGCGTTCCAGCTCACGAACATCCTGAGGGACGTGGGGGCGGACGCGGAGCGCGGCCGCATTTATCTCCCGCAGGAAGACTTGGCGCGGTTCGGCTACAGCGAAGACGATTTGTTCAAACGGACGTATTCGCCGACATTCCTGGAGCTGATGCGGTTCGAGTCTGCGCGGGCGCGCGGGTTTTACGACAAGGCGCAGGCGGCGATCGCCGCCCTCCCCGCACACGATCGGCGCGCCTTGACTGTGGCCGAAATTATGCGCGGGGTGTATGTCCGGATTCTCGGGCGCATCGAGCGATCCGGTTACCGCGTGTTCGGGCCGCGCATCAGCCTCTCTCCCTCCCATCGACTGGCCATCGCCGCCGGTGTGTGGCTGCGCAGTCGTCTGACCTGACGACATGACGTCAATGGTCAAGCGCCAACGGTCATTGGTAACGGGAGATTCACCCGCATTATTCATGACGGTTCGTCGCGCTGCACCCGTTGCACCGAAAGAGCAACGGGTACCCGGCAGACGCGCCGTGCTAGACCCATTGCAGCAAGAAGAGCAATGGGTACCCCCAAGCACAGCCACGAAGGAGGAAGGCATACTTGAAACAGTATGTTGACCGACTGAGTGGCGAGCACGCCCGTCGGAACAGCGTATCCGCGTTTACAGCAGAAGCGTTCATGAATAATGCGTTAATGGCCAGGACTGTTTCCGACGTGTGTTCTGTGCGATCTGTTGGGCCAATGACCCTTGACCAATGACAGGCTCACGGTCCGTTCTTGTCATCGGTGGAGGCGCGGCGGGGCTCACCGCCGCGCTCAAGCTGAGCGAACGGGGCTTCACGGTCACCCTGTGCGAGCAACGCGGCCGCCTCGGCGGGCGCCTGATGGATAGCCCAGACGGCGGGCCGCCGGCCAGAGGACAGCGCCTCCCGGAGGCTAGGCCGGTCGTCTTATTAGGCTGCCAGACCGCGACGTGGGATCTCCTGGAACACTGCGGTACGGCTCCGCTGGTCCGTTCATCCCGGACGTCCGGATTCGAACTACTCCCCGCCGCCGACCGGCGCGTGCGGTTCCCCCGCCTGTTGGCACCCGGCCCCTGGCACGCCCTCGGCGGCGTGGCGCTGTTCACGGCGCTGTCGTTCCGCGATCGCTGGCGCCTCCTCTCATTCTTGGAACGAACCTGGGAAGGCGATCCCCCGCTCCCGCAGAACTTGGAACTTCGGACGGCCGACGCCTGGTTGGAGGAGACCGGCCAGTCGCAGGCCGCGCGGGCGACGGTCTGGAACCCTCTGGCCCGATTCCTGCTGGGCGATGACCTCAAAACGGTGTCGGCCGCCATGTTCGCGACCATGCTGAAACGGTGCTTTCTCTCACGGCAGCGCGATTCGGCCGTCACGATTCCGCCGACGGAGGCCGGCCGTTGGCTGCTCGATCCGCTGCGGGAGCGCTTGCTGCGCGCCGGCGTCACGCTGCGGCTGAACTCGGCCGCCGCGCGGCTCGTTTTCGACGACGACCGCGTCGCCGGCGTGCACCTGCGCAACGGCGAGACCCTCGCTGCGGACTGGTACATCGCCGCCTTGCCGCACAGCGCACTGAGCGCGCTCATTCCCGAGCGGATCGTCACGCACTTCGCCTACTTTCAGCAATTGGCGCACCTGGCCGACTCCCCGGCCCTCGCGGTTCACCTACGCTTCGACGCTCGCCTGTCGGCGGCTCGCCTCGTGCTCCTGGCAGGGCGGACGTTCCATTGGATTGTCAGCCGGCCCGAGCGGGAATCGCAGGGAGAGGTCGTCTGGGTCTCGGCCGTCGCCGCCGGAACCACCGAGTTGCTGGAGGGCGCTGATTCGGCATTGATTCGGGCCGCGCAGCGCGACGCAGTCGACGCCATGCCGGCGCTCGCCTCCGCTCCACTGAGCGCCGCTCGGGTCATGCGAGAGCCGCGGGCGTGGCTCTCCCTCCGCCCCGGCACGCGAGCCATGCGGCCGCTGCCTCGGAGCCCGTTTGCCAACCTACTCGTCGCGGGAGACTGGACCGACACCGGCTGGCCCACCTCGCTGGAAAGCGCGATCGTCAGCGGCGAGCGATGCGCGGAGGCGATTGCATGGGATGCCTTAGCTCCGGCGGCGAGGTAACATGGAGGAAGGCTGATCGCTGATCGTGCGTCATGTGACAGGACGAGGATCCCGTGAGGGAGCGTGGAAATAGCAGATGTCCTGCAGGCGCCCGCCCGGAAGATAGTTCGCGATGACGATCCAGGCTCGACGGGCATCCGTCAGGCTGACATAGGACCTCTTTTCGAAAATAAACGGCCGCAGCGTGAAGACGCCGGCCGGCGGCAGCGCGTTCCTCCGGGCATCCTCGGGTGGTAATCCTTCCAGCGGGTAGGCGCCGCCGGTCCGCTCGAATTTATCGGCGGTCGCGTGCAGCGGGCTCAGATCCTGCCACGTCGCCTGCTCCAACACCGTGCTGTCCGACGGAAACACATAGAGGCTGTCGCTGGGCAGGCCGCGCATGCAAAAGCTGCTGCGGATCACGAGGTCTTCCCGGCCGTCGTTGTGGAGGTCGAACCGCGCCTGCTCCAACGTCGAGCACCGCCCGTCACGGGGCGCCTGCCCGCTCAACTTCACGGGAGTCCAGGCGATGCGCCGAAAGACTTCGTGCTCATAGCGGAGGTTGCCGTCCCACCCCGCGTCGCGGTTCAACACCTCGGCCATGGCCTCGCAGAGCTTCCCATCCTTGCTCATCGCCGACAGGTACATCTTGCCGCCCGCCAAAGCCAGCGCGGCGACCGCGAGCCAGCCCACTCCGACCGCTCCGCCGCGGCGCAGGATCATCGCGACACCGGACAGAGGCAGGAATATCGCGGTGCCGGTTTTCGGCCGGGCGGTCGTCTCCTCACGCGGCATGAGTCGTGTCCAGGACCTCGCGGACCTTCCGCATCAACCCGTCCGGAGAAAAGGGTTTCTGAATGAACGCAATTTCGGACCCCAGCACGCCATGCCGGCCGATCTCGTTGTAGGTGTACCCCGACATATACAGCACGCGCAGATCCGCGCGGGAACGGGCAAGCCGATCGGCCAGTTCCCGTCCGCTCAGGCCCGGCATCACGACGTCGGTCACAAGCAGATCGATCGGACCGGCGTGGCGTTCCGCGAGGTCCACCGCTTCCTCGCCCCTCGACGCAGTCATGACGGTATAGCCGTGCGATTCGAGAAGATGCCGGATGAGATCGCGGATCATGTCCTCGTCTTCCACCAGCAGCACGGTCTCCCGTCCGGTTAGCGGTCTGTGTTCCGACGGCGACCCTTCGGTGGTCGCGGTCTCCTCCATGGCTCGGGGCAGCAAGATCGTAAAGGTCGCCCCCCGGCCCGGCTGACTGTCCACGAGGATGTACCCGTCGCTTTGCTTCACGATCCCGTACACCGTGGACAATCCCAACCCCGTCCCTTCCCCCTGAGCTTTCGTCGTGAAGAACGGCTCGAAGATGTGCGCCTGCGTGTCCTCGTCCATGCCGATTCCCGTGTCGGCCACCTCCAGCATCACGTAAGAGCCGGCCGGAACCGTAAACCGCGCATGAACGTCCGGTCGGTCCAGCGTGACGTTGGCCGTGCGGATCCTCAGCGTCCCGCCCCGCGGCATCGCGTCACGCGCGTTGACGGTCAAGTTCATGACCACCTGCTCGATCTGGCCGGGATCGGCCTTGACCCGTCCCAGCGCAGGATCCAGGATCATGACCAACTCGATGGGCTCGCCGATGAGTCGGATCAGCAGATTCCGGGCCTTCTCCAGCACGGCGTTGAGGTCCATCACCTTGAACTGCACGACCTGGCGCCGGCTGAACGCGAGCAACTGACTGGTCAACGTCGCGGCCCGCTCGGCCGCCAGCGCGATCTGCTCGACATGCTTCCGGCCGGCGTCGCGGCTCTCCTCCAACAGCAGTTCGCAATACCCGTTGATGACGGTCAGCAGGTTGTTGAAATCGTGCGCGATTCCCCCGGCCAGCCGACCGATGGCTTCCATTTTTTGGCTGTGCAGCAACTGGGCTTCCAGATTCTTCCGCTCGGTCAGATCCGTCATGCCGCCGACCATGCGCACGGCCTTGCCGGACGGATCGCGAATGACGTGGCCGCGGTCCAGCACGTAGGCGTAGGCGCCGTCCTTCCGCCGAAAGCGGTATTCCCCCGACCAGTGTTCGCCGCCG
Proteins encoded in this region:
- the hpnE gene encoding hydroxysqualene dehydroxylase HpnE; translated protein: MTGSRSVLVIGGGAAGLTAALKLSERGFTVTLCEQRGRLGGRLMDSPDGGPPARGQRLPEARPVVLLGCQTATWDLLEHCGTAPLVRSSRTSGFELLPAADRRVRFPRLLAPGPWHALGGVALFTALSFRDRWRLLSFLERTWEGDPPLPQNLELRTADAWLEETGQSQAARATVWNPLARFLLGDDLKTVSAAMFATMLKRCFLSRQRDSAVTIPPTEAGRWLLDPLRERLLRAGVTLRLNSAAARLVFDDDRVAGVHLRNGETLAADWYIAALPHSALSALIPERIVTHFAYFQQLAHLADSPALAVHLRFDARLSAARLVLLAGRTFHWIVSRPERESQGEVVWVSAVAAGTTELLEGADSALIRAAQRDAVDAMPALASAPLSAARVMREPRAWLSLRPGTRAMRPLPRSPFANLLVAGDWTDTGWPTSLESAIVSGERCAEAIAWDALAPAAR
- a CDS encoding HAD family phosphatase, which codes for MLRAVIFDFDGVIADTEPIHFAAFRKVLAEMGVVLTEADYYANYLGYDDKGCFAAALAANGRPAPPATIADLVARKAGAYMEHIRRHLVVFPGVRELVRDAAARYRLAIASGALRHEIEFILEQAGIRKEFAHITSAEDVTRGKPDPEGFLHALASLNRGRPDEPLTSADCLVIEDSIPGIRAARAAGMKVLAVANTHTAQDLREADALTHSLEQVSLAELSERLWR
- a CDS encoding cobalamin-binding protein produces the protein MRIVSLLPGATEVVAALGLVDHLVGISHECDYPPTVRGKPVLVEAVIDGERTSSEEIDRRVLETLQAGRRLYRLNEPRFLEAAPDLVIAQDLCHVCAITPDQLQQAVRALPRAPRLLTLNPTTMEEVLGDIERIGAAAERTTEARRLVADLRARLARIREQVAGDTRRPRVACLEWLSPLYAAGHWVPDMVAAAGGIDALGTSGAPSERIVWEALTSADPDIIVLMPCGFSITRTAREIKSFIDRPEWQSLRAWRQGQAYVVEAASFFSRPGPRLVDGVGLLAAIFHPTVFGEALPPGVQQLDMLLHAAS
- the hpnD gene encoding presqualene diphosphate synthase HpnD gives rise to the protein MTLADAQAYCTAVTKKSGSNFYYSFLFLPKPRREAMYAVYAFCKEVDSAVDEPPSGSDPHDQLRRWREELAAAYRGFPTHPVTISLAEHASRLAVPQDYFDDLINGVEMDLTISRYATFQELSLYCYRVASVVGLICLHIFGTTSPCARDYAVNLGTAFQLTNILRDVGADAERGRIYLPQEDLARFGYSEDDLFKRTYSPTFLELMRFESARARGFYDKAQAAIAALPAHDRRALTVAEIMRGVYVRILGRIERSGYRVFGPRISLSPSHRLAIAAGVWLRSRLT